The genome window gtgggaagggggagaaatcaaaatgaaagaggatactgttaaaataaaaataattttcactccatacagTATTATTCTGCCGTAGTTTATTGAAAATGAAAGCtttactgttggaagacaggatcctgggctagatggatctttggtctgacccagtatggccattcttatgtaacttAAAATGGTGTTTTTCACTATGCAGTTTGGTTACTTTTTACCATTTCCACTTAGTTTGGACAGTGGTAGAAGATTGGTTTATTTATAATCCATTTCATGGACTGTGTCTTAGGAACTAGCACAATATTGTCTTTGCGTTTAACACTATAGGGCAACATACTTAAAAATATATTCCTAGTCCAATTAGGTTTGGATCTCAGACACTTTAAAAATGAACCTTTTAGAGTGgtttcaattttcatttaaaagtgCAGATTTCTTTCACAGTTTTAATGCTGAATCTGTATTCTGTGTTTAGCTTGTCTTAGGTTTTGCTGTCTTTCTGCTGCCCTTTGCTCCAGTTTCTCTTCGAGCATCTCTCATGCCAATACATATTTATTCTGGCCTTCTCATCTTTGCAACAGTGATTGCAACAGCTCTCATGGGATTCACAGAGAAACTTATTTTTGCTCTGTAAGTACTATATTTCATAATTTCACCCTTCCACTTGTTTGCTCATTAAATTCAACCATGAAAACTATCGTCAAGTTTGCATACACCAATGTATTCTAGTATTGatccagtgtttatttttaacaacATGAATAGTAGTCTTTTTTTTTAGGCAACTTTAAGATGATTGTCCTTAAAacagttctttttatttattttttcctgcaaAGGAAAAATCCTGCATATAGCACATCTCCACCAGAGGCGATTTTTGTCAACACTCTTGGTCTTCTGATTCTAATCTTTGGTGCTCTTATTTTGTGGATGGCAACAAGACCCCACTGGAAGCGCCCACCAGAACAGAATTCTAAAATTCAGCAACCAAATGGAGGGACACATGAAGGTACAGAAGAGGAATCCTCTATGACAGACTGCAGCAATACAGATAAATCTGATGTGGAGTTCAATAGTGAAGCAGCAGCCAGAAAACGAAACCTCAAACTTGATGAGGTAGGGCAAAGGTCTACCATGTAAAGGGAGTACACAGAATTGCTGTAGTCTT of Natator depressus isolate rNatDep1 chromosome 11, rNatDep2.hap1, whole genome shotgun sequence contains these proteins:
- the CYBRD1 gene encoding plasma membrane ascorbate-dependent reductase CYBRD1 encodes the protein MEGYGLFLLLLVSALLLGFLSVLFALIWVFHYREGLSWDGGSAEFNWHPVLIITGFVFIQGIAIIVYRLPWTWKCSKLLIKFIHAGLNTIAMILAIVSLVAVFDFHNAKNIPNMYSLHSWIGLAAVIFYTLQLVLGFAVFLLPFAPVSLRASLMPIHIYSGLLIFATVIATALMGFTEKLIFALKNPAYSTSPPEAIFVNTLGLLILIFGALILWMATRPHWKRPPEQNSKIQQPNGGTHEGTEEESSMTDCSNTDKSDVEFNSEAAARKRNLKLDEVGQRSTM